ATATATCCTCTTTGACGCCCGCCGAGGATTCTCGCTCTGAATATGAGGTCGTTCTATAAATAATTACGTTAGACGCGCATAAATACGCGGGAACGAGCGGTAAGGTTTTTCGAAACGGCGCATACTTGCGCTGAACCTTGCCCTTTATCCGCTTCTAATTAAAACGTCTACGTATTTATAGCATCGGTTCTATTTTGTATGAGCCCTTAGCGCGCGAGAAAAAACCTTGCAtcggtaaataaaatataacaagcGAGTGGAGCCGAACGAGAGAATCCTCGGCGATCGCGCCGGCAAATTGACCAATTTGTTCGGCCAGCGTCCTTTCCGTCGACCAATTTTCTAATAATACTCCGTCCACGCGATTCTAATTCAAGAGAGGAATGTGACTTTTTATTAACTGTGAAAAATTACTCGAGCGCGTCGCAGCCGAAAATACAGCCACTGACATTTAGCCGATCTGAGACGACACGGCAGTTCGGTTCTGCTAACGTTATAATTAGACACTGTTCTTAATTTTTTTTCGAGTGCACTTCCTCGTTTTAGTGGACTCGGGTGACTCTAGTGGACCCTCGCAGGGCTCGATAATTCGCTTCTATTTTGAATCGGGTGTTTTACCCTCGGACTTGTACGCGGGTACAGGGTCAAATGTGACACAAGAGTGACGTTGTTTTAAAACGTTCGAACAGCAGCGTTGCTTATtataatgtacagtaaattattTCCAGgcagaaaattaaaatattcaaaatttatattattcaatttttaaaggGTGTCATGTTCATACTAGATCACTCAGTTCAGTTCATGTTTCAAAAACTGGACTAACGATTGAGACCCAAAAGTTTgtgaatataatttgaacattctagaacattgttttctttgTTAGATCTCGATATCTTGCCTCCAAATATCACTTTTCCAGAAAAAGAAAGCGCGGGACATTTCGTCACAGTGTGACAACGTTAAATGAATTTAGCTAGGTTTTCCGCAGTGAAGATACCAAAAGCAACGAAATTTCTATTTAGACTGTGCCTTGATTCGGTTGCAAATTTCGTCAGATCTTTTCGAGTGACCGCGACACGATCGACGATTCATTCGACCGTTTTACAGATACGAGCAGCTGCGAATTAAGATCCTGGGCGACTGTTACTATTGTATAAGTGGAGCGCCGGTTGAGAGGCCCGATCATGCTGTACTCTGCGTGTACATGGGACTTTCTATGGTTGATGCCATCAAGTACGTCCAGCAAACGACGAAAAGCCCCGTGGACATGAGGGTGGGCATTCACACCGGCGCAGTGCTGGCTGGTGTTCTTGGTCAGAGACAGTGGCAATTCGACGTCTACAGCAAGGACGTCGAACTGGCGAACAAAATGGAGAGTAGTGGAATGGCGGGGTGAGTTTGTAACAATAAATTATCACTGGACATTTTATTCAGAAAAATGCGCAGCTTCGAATATTCGACTTTCACCCCTTACAATAGAAATACCCTACTGTTTCACGCGACAAAATTCGATACTTAACACACTAGCGATTGTTAAAACTAAAAATATATTCACGAGGAATTCATTCAATAAATTTGTTactcgaaacaaatgttacaataaaaatcgttAAAATTCCGAACAGATGTACTCTTGTTGCatttatgaaataatataaaatagccgTTCTTATTGCACCGTGAATCTAGTTTTAATGTCAATTTTAAACTAAAGTTAATTTTGTTGATTATACTCCCATATAATCTATCAAAATAATCGTTAATAAAAACTAACCTATAAACCCAACGGATACTGCtacatttttaaccctttgcactcgaatggcgactctgaggcgccactaaaaattggtatactacttttcaaaatcattttgagagcatcagactcgtttatatatttaaaaaacttaaaattgcattgtacttgctgcaataggctcaatttcatatgcataaatcgcaataaattatataaaatagaaatactgtagatcagaaatcatgttttggatttcgagttcaaacagcttcgactgcaaagggttaattcaatGCAATCTCCGAAGAAGGGAAAATCTTTATCTCGTTCGATTTCAAGGCAATTTCAATTGTAAAATATTTactaatactaaataaatactaatactaatactaataataaatatttactaATAGAAAGTTTCTGTACACATTCGCGAAAATTAATTCCATGCAAGATACATAAAAATTGAATTCATTATAGAGAACGCATGCAGATAATTGTTAAATTATGATAGTCACGATTAAAATCGCTTTGAAATAGAACGACTAAAAATTCGTTGCCAGCAAAGGCTGAGAACTCAATGAACGATGATAAGACACGTAATACGAGTAGAAACGAGAAGAAAATAATTCGCCGGTTGGAGAGGTTTCGTAAGCGAGGAAAGAAGCAGGTTACCTTAATGAATGGCGGCCGAGCCGGCTCGTTCTCGAGGTTCGAATGTTCTATAAACGCAGGAAACCGGTTCGACCCGTGTGAAAATAGTAAATCGGGCGACAGGCGGCTGGTTAATTTTAGCATAGTTACACGTATCGAGGATACGTCTGCTGTTATAGTTATCAGATAGAAGCCGTTATTAAATGGACGGTGTAGGAAGCGTGTATTTAAAGCTCGAATTCAATATTTTTACTCCGCGCCGTTCTAGAGGGTAATCTCTCCGGCGACACGAGGGAGGAaagtggaggaggaggaggaggaggaggaggtggagctTTCCATTATTACCGGGCAAATAAAAATGGTGGCCCGGGCCGACTTACGCTATCTCCGCCTCGCATGCCACGACCCCAAAATCGAAAAACCCCCGTCGCGGAATCGTTCGACTTTGACTCGAAACTGGCCTCTCCTCTCTTTGCCGCGTCCAgcaaataattatcaattaattcGCCTTGTCGAGCAGAATAATAAAGGACAAAATAACCAACAAAAATATAGACTGCTCGTTTTACTGTTCTTCGAGGGGCTGCGGCTTTTTAATCGCCGACGTCAACGATGTACCGCGAAAACATTAATTATCGGAAAATTGCTCGCCGGAAGAAAAccatttttttgtattttttggcGAGGAGCGGGGAACACGTGCGACTTAACGAAATTCATGAAGAACGAGTGAAGCGATCGAATAAATGGAGACAATTCTTTTTTATGCGAATCGAGGCTGTTTTTAATCGCCGGTTGGGAGGAATTTCTCGGAAAATAATCAACGGCCAGTGGAGAAATAGTAAATTGTCGAGTCTTTTGTTTCCGTGGACGAGGCACGTAATGGCCGATAGGAAACGATGTATCGAAAGGACTAATGCGAATTCGATGCTGCGGCGCATAAAACGCGTCCTTGATGCTCGCGAGCACACAATGAACGGGGCCACGTCCGCCTGTATATCTTTGACATTAATTACCTAGCGAAACGCGCCCGGCGAGCAGTTTTTAATGCGCTGCCGTTCGTCTATTTTAGCGGGCCGTGTTAAAGGGCGAGGTGTCTGAATCAACCCGTCCCCTCATTTTCACCTCGCCGTCCCATTCACTTCAAGCCCCGGCTAAAACAATTCCTCCGGCTATTTTTGCGTCAACCTAGACTATCTCGTAACACCGCGAATCGGTCTTCGAGAAATTGCTCAGACCTCCTGCGCCATTATCTTCAACATTCTCGATATTGAATCGTCATCGACCTGTTCAGAAGTCTAACAGTGCAATGCTATTTGCGCCGCCGACTCTTTTAATCAATTTAGAAACCGACAGTATTCATCGATTTGAACAAATATCTGCTTAGGAACAATATGTtgtgtttgttcgtttattttaTGCACTTGGCATCACGACGTTTGCTAAACAAATTTGCTGCGCGAGTAGAAATCCGGATGgatgatttataaaaatatgattTTTCACGGGACTCTGGATTTTTGTGCAAGATAAACATTGcctgcttcaattgcatgaaaTAGGAGCTTAACGTTCTTTctatctttaatcattttgatggattaataataatacattgacgtttcaaaattcttttaatatttttgtaatatttccAATTGCAACTATTctattttgatataaatgcgtaaaatccgcggtctatttatcACTCTTCAGTACCTTTGAGTCTGACGAAAATAGTATACATAATAGTTTAAtggattaataataatacattgatGTTTCAAAATTCtcttaatatttttgtaatatttccAATTGCAACTATTCTATTTTgctataaatgcgtaaaatccgcggtctatttatcACTGTTCAGTACCTTTGAGAGAGAGTCTGACGAAAATAGTATACATAATAGTTTAAtggattaataataatacattgacgTTTCAAAATTCtcttaatatttttgtaatatttccAATTGCAACTATTctattttgatataaatgcgtaaaatccgcggtctatttatcACTGTTCAGTACCTTTGAGTCTGACGAAAATAGTATACATAATAGTTTAAtggattaataataatacattgacgTTTCAAAATTCtcttaatatttttgtaatatttccAATTGCAACTATTctattttgatataaatgcgtaaaatccgcggtctatttatcACTGTTCAGTACCTTTGAGTCTGACGAAAATAGTATACATAATAGTTTAAtggattaataataatacattgacgTTTCAAAATTCtcttaatatttttgtaatatttccAATTGCAACTATTCTATTTTGCtataaatacgtaaaatccgcggtctatttatcACTGTTCAGTACCTTTGAGTCTGACGAAAATAGTATACATAACCTAAAAAGATTTGTTCACTTCAAAATGAAGTTTTGGTCAAATAAAGCGAGGCCGGTCAGCTAAAGTTAGAAGTAGAACCTCCACGGGATCCAAATGAAAATCCAGGTTTCGATATAGAAGCAATTAATTGTCGTTCCATGACTGCATAAACGACTTAATTGATAACTCGCACTAATAATTAATTTCGTCGACTAtttttaaacgaagaattcgtcCGGATTTTATCGCCGTCCGAATCCCTCGCTCCTTGCAAAAATGACGACCGGCCGAAGCTGGAACGATCGGAGCGAGGGATCCGGTAAACAAGATGGCCGACTTGCAAATAACCCGGCTGAATAAATACTCGAAGGAGAGTGCACATCTCGAACGCGACGCTCAGCTTCCTGAACGGGGAGTTCGAGGTCGAGCCGGCCCACGGCGAGGACAGGGAGGAGGCGTTGCAGAAAGCGGGCATCGTCACCTACTTCATCGTCAGGGCATTGAAACCGTTCAAACCTGCCGTGACCAAGAGCCTCGCGTCCTTGACGGACGCGGAAGACACTAGGAAAACGATGGacaccaggaacaacaaggaggACTCCGAGGAGTTCAGGCAGAGGCTGCGCAAGGAGCTCGATAGCAAAGGTATACTCGACTATTTACCTAAAAGAGTTGGGTCCTctttcattaaaaaaatttgctccaattagaatatttatttgGAAGAATGTATATCCTTTTTCGCTCAGAAGAATTGTTCTATCAACTATTTTGAGCTAGATTGTCCAATGTAAAAATTTCTAAATGATAGGAGAAGAAGTAGTCATCATAGTGAACTAGGTAGCAAAGGTACCATCATGGTACCAGttagaatatttattttgaaGAGGATAAATCTTCTATCCTTCAGAAAAATTGCTTCATCAACTATTTTGATCTAGATTATCCAATGTAAAGATTTCTAAATGATAGGAGAAGAAGTAGTCATCATAGTGAACTAGGTAGCAAAGGTACCATCATGGTACCAGTTAGAATATTTATTTGGAAGAGGATAGATCTTCTTTCGTTCAGAAAAATTGCTTCATCAACTATCTTGAGCTAGATTGTCCAATGTAAAGATTTCTAAATGATAGGAGAAGCAGTAGCCACACAGCATAGTGAACTAGGTAGCAAAGGTACCATCATGGTACCAGTTAGAATATTTATTTGGAAGAGGATAAATCTTCTATCCTTCAGAAAAATTGCTTCATCAactattttaatctaaattatccaATGTAAAGATTTCTAAATGATAGGAGAAGCAGTAGCCAGCATAGTGAACTAGGTAGCAAAGGTACCCTCATGGTACCAGTTAGAATATTTATTTGGAAGAGGATAGATCTTCTTTCGTTCAGAAAAATTGCTTCATCAACTATCTTGAGCTAGATTGTCCAATGTAAAGATTTCTAAATGATAGGAGAAGaagtagcagcagcagcaggtAGCAAAAGTATTCTGATGGTTCCAGTTAGGCTATTTACCTGGATGAAAATAGATcctttttcattaaaaaaaaaagtgtttAACCAACTGCCTTAAACTACGATAAAAAATTCTAAACGGTATATGAATAGGTAGCCTTCATAGATTCCTCAGTAACAAAGGCATTGCTGTACTAGGTATCAAGAGATCTTATACCCTTGCCAACTGCAAGGGTATAAAGTGTACTCTTATAATAAGGGTATAAACTGCCTACCGccaaaaattatttgaaaaattataaatcACCTTTCAGCTACAGAAACTATTAGACTACTCGTTCAGAATCGAAAACAAATCGATAATATCAAAACGATTGAACAATCAGCGCGAACTGAACGTATACAGCTCGATCTAGAAACGTCCCGCGCCACCGACCGATAAAGAACACCTGTGTCAGATGAAGGAAGTGTCAGACCACTTGGGGCCAGATTGTCCCCAATGTCAACGGGTTGTCAGCCTCTTTACGGCTGATAGATCTAATTAACGAAGCTAATTGGGTTCATAGGAGGCGGAGCAGACCTGAAGGGGCACACTCATTGGTTGACGCTGAGGTTCAAGGACGAGAAAGTGGAGTACCTATTCCATCACGCCGAAGAAGCCTTCTCACCTTTGTCCCTTATCGGCGGCCCGTTGGCGATGATCTGTGCCGCTCCGGTTTGGAGGTTTCAGCCCTGGGGACCGTTCACGTGGGGCGGTTTGGGAGTGGTCGTGCTCTTCGGGGTCGTGTTGGCAGGTGCCACCTGTTTAGGCGGCGCTGTCAAGGCCATGTGGCTCAGAACCGCCCTGGCTTTGCTGATGACGTTCTCTCTTGGGGTGTTCTTGCTGCTGGACATGGTGAGCCACCTTCAGCGATATTAGAAATCGATAAGTCGATCGAAGTCCTACTTGGATCCTGATGATACAATTTTTAGATCGAATTTTCCGATTTTTAAAGTAGCCGCACAAACCGAATCGATGTTTAGAATTAGCTTCCAGGGGTTGAAGTCAAAagctattaatattaaatgtacATTATTATAGCATTATTACCGGtttgttgcaaaagtaatttcgattTGTTCGTAAACTGTTTATTTGTAAAATCGAAATTACTTTCGCAGCAACCAGATACAATTAGAACAATCACGTGTCCCAGATTAATTCGGATAACTGAAGTTCCGCTGTACCATCGGATCCAGCCTCGAGGTTCTCGTTGAAACCAATTCCTGggattaatttttcaattaagTTCCAAGGGTAAATATATCCCCCTAAGCCAGCTCGTGGGATCACGCCTACCATCTAAAGTCAGAGCCAACCTTTCGAGATGGGACCCGATGTCGAAGCCACCCTCTGCGATGAATCCGAACTTCCGAGTCAGCGTCTAAACAGACTAAAAGCCTAATAAACTATTCATTCGCAGAGCAACTGTGTGGTGATCCAGGAGCCAATCCCCGTTCTGAACGCATCTGTGACCCCATCGCCGAGGTGCCCGTACCCATCCTACTACTCCTACATCGGCGTTCTCACCCTGGTAGCGATCTCGATGCCGACCTACATCTGCTACCTCGGCAAGGCGACTCTGATGTATGGCATCGCAGGCTTCCAGTGCTTCATCAACATCTGGCTACTCGGGCCGCGGTTGGACTGGGAGGATCATGCATCCTCGCCCCTCGACCCCACGACCTACCCCTCGAAATGTTGCCTCTCGACGACGCTGCTCATCATAGCCACTGCTCTGGTCATCGTGGCGAGATATGTGAGTAATTAGATCGTTCGAGTTATCCTGTGCCAACATACCTCGTCCGTTAAATCAACGTTGCTCCTGAATCCATTGTCTGATCATGGGGACGACCCGCGGTTCCTGCGTTTTGGAATTTGATCGTCGAACGGTTGAAATTTCTTGATTACAAAGATTCGGCTTACAGATTGTAAACGAATGGTGAAAATTCGTGATCATTTAGCAGAAATGGATTCTGGACTTTGGAAATCGATCTCCGAACGGTTTTGATGGTCCTTAATTTTCCATTTCATTCTTCAATCTACCCCAACGATCTTGTCTTCGTCAATAATGGAGGGAAAATCAGAAGACTTGAAAGATCGAAATCAGTAGACCTTTCCAATTGTTAATTGCTAATTGTCAATCGTTCCTTTATGCACGGCATATCAAATTACATCAAATCTGCTGCTTGGCCTGAAAATGGCCCGATGCATATTgaattaataaaaagaaaagaaaattcttcAATTTATAAGTTGTAAACAATAGGCGCATATCTGTTGTCGCTAGCGAAGAATTGCTGGAAGTCGTTTCAACATAAGAAATCAATTGCCAATTAAAACGCTAGGACACGGAAACCGCGGTTCGAGATTCCAAGAACGGAATAAAATCGTACCGAGGGGTTGCCGGAGGAATATCCACCCCGGGTTGCGAAAGGAAATGAATAATCGATCTCCCTAGCACGGAGCCGACCGACAAATTCATCAGAGTCGAGGACGTGCTCGTCCCGAGGCTCGAGTATCCATTCTTCATCCCCGAAACGCTTCAACCCTGTCCGTCAACATTTTATTCATCGAGAGGGTAGTGTACACTCGCCCGCTACACTTCCGCGAATTAAATCGAGGCGGAATCCTCCCGCTATATCGAACCTAATTGCCGGAACCCGTCCGTGGATCGAACAGACCGTCGCTACAACCCCTTGGAAAAACCACCACTGGCTCTCGTTTCTCCCGGCGGGTTCCCCGCAACTATGCATAATTGTTCGTTGAACCAGTCCGGGAAACTTTGATCGCGCTTCGGGGGAAAATACACCCTTTTCGGAAAAGTCAGCCCGTATATTTACGCGCGAACTATGAATTAATAATTTTCGTGGCCTTTGAGAAGGTCAGGATGTCCGCGGGGAAAGAATTTCGAGAGGGTGATTTTCCACAGGATGAAATAGAAGGGAGGGTGGGGCTAATATTAATTCAATAATGTGATATTTTCTATCAACATTCCTTTAGCGTCTTTTGGAGAGCTCGATGCTAGGGCCGAAGTTTTTGttgaaacatttattttttatatacacTTACCGACAAATGTTACGAAACCTTACATATCGTTAACGTTTGAGTGAAATtggatattttaataaatagaaTGCTATCAAATTGTAGCGAAGCATTTAAtacatcgtttgtatcgcgataagacaaataaaacaataataaaaatgaaaaaggattttttaacatttaaaaTAGATACGAGAAAtaccaaaataaataaaattaatattttccttGACAGTTCAATTAATATTATCGTTAATCGTTTTGTCTGCAAGTGTATTTAATTTACAAGTTGCGAAATGGAGATAGTTTTCACGCCCGCTTCACAATTTGTGAACTAAAAAAGATATCGAAAGAAATTCGAAACAATGTTCCCCCCGCAAAGCTCGATAAATCGATGAacagaatattaaaaaaaaaatgatccgtGATATGAAGAAAATGGGAGGGGAGAAATGAATCGTCGCGCGAAGATTATTTTTGAGAAACAGTTCTTTCTGCGGACAACGGTGTCCTATAGCGATCCGCGTGAATCCACGAAGGGGAGCGCGCAGCTAAAAAAACCCTTGTTGCGTGGGTCACGAGGGACATCGGACGTCGAAAGGTTAACAGGGGGGTGGAGGTTCCCCGACGTTGGTTCCGATGACTGGAAGATGACTCGATCGATCGTTGCAGGCGGAGAAGGCACGGAGGATGCTGTACCTCCGTGGCCGCGAGGTGGTCGAGCAGCGGGAAAGGGTGGCGGACATGAAGCGTAGAAATGGCGCCCTGATATACAACATACTTCCGCCCCATGTGGCCGCCTATTTCCTCAGCAGGGCGAGACACCACGACGACCTATACAGCCAGAGCTACTCGGAAGTGGGCGTGCTGTTCGCCAGCATGCCGAACTTCGCGGACTTCTACAGCGAggagagcatcaacaaccagggcCTCGAGTGCCTCAGGTTCCTCAACGAGGTCATCTCAGACTTCGACGCGGTGAGCGCATACACCCTTCGCCCTTCGGCTAATTAGAACCCGTCAATCATTTATACTTGTTAGACAGTACCCCTTCAGATAGCAACGCTTTAACAGCTCCGATCATTTTTAACGTGCCATAGAGCTTGCTCTTCGTGAGCTTCATTAACACTAAAACTACCAAATCCTAAACGTGACTAATGTATACTGTTTCATGACAATGACAGGATTGGATTTATTTCAACTTccttcgatttttattataatatgtgcTTGAATGGAGAGGTTTATACaaaaatttctgacaaaaacatttttatagtatCAGTAATTGTAAGAGAAAAAATGAGGAACCAGACATTTTGATTGATTTGGTAGTTTCAGTGCTAAACTAAAATTTGTCCTTCGACCCTTTTGATCATCCATTGCCCTTAAACCGCTAATCCTTGGTCCATGAATCTTAACTACAAGGACAATAGTTCAATCATTGCAGATCCCAGTTGCAATTTTGCAATTTTCCAATCGTTGCAACTCCGATCCCGGAGATCGCGTAGATAATTCCGAACGTGCTGCGCGGAGGTCGATCCCGTGTTAACGTCCGCCCCAATTGCTCTAGATTCTCGACCAGAACAAGTTCAAGAGCATCATCAAGATAAAAACGATCGGCTCGACGTACATGGCAGCATCAGGCATAATGGATACCGAGGACACCGAGGAAACGCCTAGATGGGGTCACCTGTCCACTTTGGTGGAGTTCGCTCTGGAGCTGAAGAAGGCTTTGTCCAGCATCAACGAGCAGAGCTTCAATCACTTTGTCCTGAAGATGGGCATCAATCACGGCCCGGTGACCGCCGGGGTGATCGGCGCCAGGAAGCCTCATTATGACATTTGGGGGAACACGGTGAACGTCGCCTCCAGGATGGAGAGCACTGGGAAGGTCGGCT
The window above is part of the Megalopta genalis isolate 19385.01 chromosome 2, iyMegGena1_principal, whole genome shotgun sequence genome. Proteins encoded here:
- the Ac3 gene encoding adenylate cyclase 3, whose protein sequence is MRVGSPVAGTCEDCERYAGAMSRRLETSNEDSYLSAGRPSNLLRTSFSSAKLESLYRASSLQQRRGGLECFLVSALFYGAHTIASPGQELLARSLTVVFLVLNLGLLAWAKHNPRAKDALWSVVPHVAWQLSTAQLLAQLFLKSAEVTPRDGLGWLLLLLYLLFATLPLRLSLCALLAFSTALSYVVAVVGLNKAPAQISIDVLVLTVTLSLGAMLLGVSSYSLTEFQQRRAFLETRQSLEVQLVIEEQSAEQERLLLSVLPEHVAVKMRQDLGAAMDTQFKKIYMSRHENVSILYADIVGFTAISSTYSASELVKILNELFARFDQLSERYEQLRIKILGDCYYCISGAPVERPDHAVLCVYMGLSMVDAIKYVQQTTKSPVDMRVGIHTGAVLAGVLGQRQWQFDVYSKDVELANKMESSGMAGRVHISNATLSFLNGEFEVEPAHGEDREEALQKAGIVTYFIVRALKPFKPAVTKSLASLTDAEDTRKTMDTRNNKEDSEEFRQRLRKELDSKGGGADLKGHTHWLTLRFKDEKVEYLFHHAEEAFSPLSLIGGPLAMICAAPVWRFQPWGPFTWGGLGVVVLFGVVLAGATCLGGAVKAMWLRTALALLMTFSLGVFLLLDMSNCVVIQEPIPVLNASVTPSPRCPYPSYYSYIGVLTLVAISMPTYICYLGKATLMYGIAGFQCFINIWLLGPRLDWEDHASSPLDPTTYPSKCCLSTTLLIIATALVIVARYAEKARRMLYLRGREVVEQRERVADMKRRNGALIYNILPPHVAAYFLSRARHHDDLYSQSYSEVGVLFASMPNFADFYSEESINNQGLECLRFLNEVISDFDAILDQNKFKSIIKIKTIGSTYMAASGIMDTEDTEETPRWGHLSTLVEFALELKKALSSINEQSFNHFVLKMGINHGPVTAGVIGARKPHYDIWGNTVNVASRMESTGKVGCIQVTDETRRILEPFGFGFEQRGLVFVKGKGQLLTHYLVSKDGVSLNLDSDLPVEPTHPIIYQ